The DNA window CACGCCATTCTGGACAAGCACGGCCTGGACTACAGCATCGACTGGAACCTCAGCGGCCTGCCATTCTTAACCGCCCGTGGCGCTCTGGTGGAAGCCAGCGTAAAGGCCATTAAAGACATCACCGGCCTGGACACCGAGCTGTCTACCGCTGGCGGCACCTCCGATGGCCGCTTTATTGCCCCCACCGGCGCGCAGGTGCTGGAACTGGGGCCGGTGAATGCCACCATTCATAAGCTGGACGAGCACATTGTGGCCGAGGATCTGAACACCCTCACCGCCATTTACGAACGCATTCTGGAAAACCTGCTGGCCTGATGATGACTTTGCCCCGCGTAATTGCCTGCCCGGTGTGCGGTCTGGTGCTGCAGGACGAGGCGCAGCGCTGGAGCTGCGCCAATGGCCACAGCTTTGACCGCGCCCGCCAGGGTTACCTTAACCTGCTGGTCGCGCAGCACAAAAAATCCAAAGCCCCCGGCGACAACATGGATATGGTCGACGCCCGCCAGCGCCTGCTCGACAGCCAGCTGTACCGGCCCATTTCCGATCTGCTGAACCAGTGGGTGCTGGAGCTGTCGCTGAACCAGACCGCGCCGCTGCATATCGCCGACGTGGGCTGCGGCGAAGGCTATTACACTCAGCGGCTGCAGGAAGTGCTGGAAGACCACCAGCTGGCACACCGTTTATACGGCGTGGATATTTCCAAAGACGCCCTGAAACGTGCGGCGCGGCGCAGCAACCGCATCGACTGGCTGGTCGCCTCCGGTGGCCAGTTACCGTTTCTGCCGCACA is part of the Venatoribacter cucullus genome and encodes:
- a CDS encoding putative RNA methyltransferase; translation: MMTLPRVIACPVCGLVLQDEAQRWSCANGHSFDRARQGYLNLLVAQHKKSKAPGDNMDMVDARQRLLDSQLYRPISDLLNQWVLELSLNQTAPLHIADVGCGEGYYTQRLQEVLEDHQLAHRLYGVDISKDALKRAARRSNRIDWLVASGGQLPFLPHSLDMITCLFTNLMPQGFARVLKPGAPVILLNTGSDHLLELRQQIYGEVNRQAFDPVPAMQQHGYQLSGDQPLTYQTQLTSQQAIMDLLLMTPHRWKIRDEALQRLQQLDELPITIDVRLQQFTYSGATA